From Methylocystis sp. ATCC 49242, one genomic window encodes:
- a CDS encoding polyprenyl synthetase family protein, whose translation MGIVVPLEEKKDAGLDSLLTLIGPDLERTNQLIIQRTGSDVTTIPEVANHLISAGGKRLRPMLVLATAGMCGYKGDGHLKFAAGIEFMHTATLLHDDVVDESNMRRGKIAARMLWGNQTCVLVGDFLLGHAFKMMVEPGMVPPLTVVSQAAAVIAEGEILQLNAAKDTTTTEDAYMAVIRRKTAELFAAAAEVGVMLANKPKADEAAARSYGMNLGIAFQLIDDALDYGGSSAKLGKNVGDDFREGKITLPVVLAFRRGNEKEREFWRRTLEKGEINDGDVETACGLMKKHKALDDTIERAAHYGAIARDAMEIFPASPWKSALLEVVDFCIERVY comes from the coding sequence GTGGGTATCGTTGTTCCGCTCGAAGAAAAGAAAGACGCCGGCCTCGACAGTCTTCTAACGCTCATCGGCCCCGATCTTGAGCGCACCAATCAGCTGATCATTCAGCGCACCGGCTCGGACGTCACGACGATCCCCGAGGTCGCGAACCATCTGATTTCGGCTGGCGGCAAGCGCCTGCGGCCGATGCTCGTCCTCGCGACCGCCGGCATGTGCGGCTATAAGGGCGACGGCCATCTCAAATTCGCCGCCGGCATCGAATTCATGCATACGGCGACCTTGCTGCATGACGACGTGGTGGACGAGTCCAACATGCGCCGCGGCAAGATCGCCGCGCGCATGCTGTGGGGCAACCAGACCTGCGTGCTGGTCGGCGACTTCCTTCTCGGCCACGCCTTCAAGATGATGGTCGAGCCCGGGATGGTGCCGCCGCTCACGGTCGTCTCGCAGGCGGCGGCCGTCATCGCCGAAGGCGAGATTCTCCAGCTCAACGCCGCCAAGGACACGACAACGACGGAAGACGCCTATATGGCCGTCATCCGCCGCAAGACCGCCGAACTCTTCGCGGCGGCGGCGGAAGTCGGCGTCATGCTCGCCAACAAGCCGAAGGCGGACGAAGCCGCCGCCCGCAGCTACGGCATGAATCTCGGCATCGCCTTTCAGCTCATCGACGACGCGCTGGATTACGGCGGCTCCTCCGCCAAGCTGGGCAAGAATGTCGGCGACGACTTCCGCGAGGGCAAGATCACGCTGCCCGTGGTGCTGGCCTTCCGCCGCGGCAACGAGAAAGAGCGCGAGTTCTGGCGCCGCACGCTCGAGAAGGGCGAGATCAACGACGGCGACGTCGAGACCGCCTGCGGCCTGATGAAAAAGCACAAGGCCCTCGACGACACGATCGAGCGCGCCGCCCATTACGGCGCCATCGCCCGCGACGCGATGGAGATCTTCCCGGCCTCGCCGTGGAAGAGCGCGCTGCTCGAGGTGGTGGATTTCTGTATCGAGCGCGTCTACTGA
- a CDS encoding methyl-accepting chemotaxis protein: protein MKIFFDTMEAQRRAAGPFIAVVVWLMAPIVVAESFFTGGSLVGAALGACACAALATIAGALLGGTTLGRALSGVALMGQVSLLVANGGSWQIDLHMAYFAALALLIAYADWVAILAAAATVAVHHLALNYLFPLAVFPDSADLGRVLLHAVILVAEAGALIWVCINLDNIFTASSQLLARSEKSAAEARASNARAEEAFRAQAAAEQERRQAEEQAIGRERALVSQSIGAGLAKLSTKDLSFRMTGDAPEAYRQLQEDFNTALAQLESAMLKVVDGARTIDATVGQISVATDDLSGRTEEQAAGLEETTAALAEITSTVKRAAENAHEASVIVSTTKSDARSSGEVVHRAVEAIERIEKSSQSIGQIIGVIDEIAFQTNLLALNAGVEAARAGDAGKGFAVVASEVRALAQRSAEAAKQIKELVATSSSEVSQGVQLVGETTSALEKIVTQIVEIDRVVAEIAQGAKEQATTLSHINSALNRMEENTQKNASMIEETNAATAQLRSETASLVQAVDSFAVTGRESTSAKVRAAPASVSGARATPALKTMARENGGGAVRKFSEAPEEDWAEF from the coding sequence ATGAAGATTTTTTTCGACACGATGGAGGCGCAACGGCGCGCCGCCGGTCCGTTCATCGCCGTTGTCGTCTGGTTGATGGCGCCGATCGTCGTCGCCGAGAGCTTTTTCACGGGAGGCTCGCTTGTCGGCGCGGCGCTCGGCGCCTGCGCTTGCGCGGCGCTGGCGACGATCGCAGGGGCGCTCCTGGGCGGAACGACGCTCGGGCGCGCGCTTTCAGGCGTGGCGTTGATGGGTCAGGTGTCCTTGCTGGTCGCGAATGGCGGATCGTGGCAAATCGATCTCCACATGGCCTATTTCGCGGCGCTGGCGCTGCTCATCGCCTATGCCGACTGGGTCGCGATCCTCGCGGCGGCGGCGACCGTCGCGGTTCATCATCTTGCGCTGAACTATCTCTTTCCCTTGGCCGTTTTTCCGGATTCGGCGGATCTGGGCCGCGTCCTGCTGCATGCTGTCATCCTCGTCGCGGAGGCTGGCGCGCTGATCTGGGTCTGCATCAATCTGGACAATATTTTCACCGCGTCCAGCCAGTTGCTCGCACGCTCGGAAAAGTCCGCGGCGGAAGCGCGCGCGTCGAACGCCCGCGCGGAAGAGGCGTTTCGCGCCCAGGCGGCGGCGGAACAGGAACGCCGCCAGGCGGAGGAACAGGCGATAGGGCGCGAACGCGCGCTGGTCTCGCAATCGATCGGCGCGGGACTGGCCAAACTCTCGACGAAAGACCTGTCCTTCCGCATGACGGGCGACGCGCCCGAGGCCTATCGTCAGCTTCAGGAGGATTTCAACACGGCGCTCGCGCAACTTGAATCGGCCATGCTGAAAGTCGTCGATGGCGCAAGGACGATCGACGCGACGGTCGGCCAGATTTCCGTCGCGACGGACGATCTCTCGGGACGCACGGAGGAGCAGGCAGCCGGCCTCGAGGAAACGACCGCGGCGCTCGCGGAAATCACCTCGACCGTAAAACGCGCCGCCGAGAACGCCCATGAAGCGAGCGTCATCGTCAGTACGACGAAGTCCGACGCCAGGAGCAGCGGAGAAGTCGTCCATAGAGCTGTCGAGGCGATCGAGCGCATCGAAAAATCGTCGCAAAGCATCGGACAGATCATCGGCGTCATCGACGAGATCGCCTTCCAGACCAATCTCCTCGCGCTCAACGCGGGCGTGGAGGCCGCGCGCGCGGGCGACGCCGGCAAGGGCTTCGCCGTCGTCGCGTCCGAAGTGCGGGCGCTCGCGCAACGCTCGGCGGAGGCGGCCAAGCAGATCAAGGAACTGGTCGCGACATCCTCCTCGGAAGTCTCGCAGGGCGTTCAGCTCGTCGGCGAAACGACGAGCGCGCTCGAAAAAATCGTCACGCAGATCGTAGAGATCGACAGGGTCGTCGCGGAGATCGCGCAAGGCGCGAAGGAACAGGCGACGACCCTCTCCCACATCAACTCCGCCCTCAACCGGATGGAGGAGAACACGCAGAAGAACGCGTCGATGATCGAGGAGACGAACGCCGCGACCGCGCAATTGAGATCAGAAACGGCGTCGCTCGTGCAGGCGGTCGACAGTTTCGCCGTCACGGGACGTGAGTCGACCAGCGCGAAAGTCCGGGCCGCGCCTGCGTCGGTGAGCGGCGCGCGGGCAACGCCGGCCCTCAAGACCATGGCGCGGGAGAACGGAGGCGGCGCCGTCCGCAAGTTCAGCGAGGCGCCTGAGGAGGACTGGGCGGAATTCTAG
- a CDS encoding tRNA1(Val) (adenine(37)-N6)-methyltransferase — MSADSTDGFLDGRLRLRQGRGHRAGTDAVLLSAVTPPGETGLILDVGAGAGAVGLMAAVRAPGAAIGLVEIDPGAAALARENVAANGLADRVSVFEADVTAPGARRAAGLSDEKAALVLTNPPFYEVGRVRVTPDAAKALAHVAAVPLAGWTRACLALLAPGGTFAMIHRAEALADCLAAVEARLGAVSILPILPRAGAPASRILLCGVKGSRAPLSLLAPLVLHGADGRFTEEAERMNRGETGV, encoded by the coding sequence ATGAGCGCGGACTCGACAGACGGATTTCTCGACGGGCGCCTGCGTTTGCGGCAGGGGCGCGGCCATCGCGCCGGCACCGACGCCGTGCTGCTCTCCGCCGTTACGCCCCCCGGCGAGACGGGCCTGATCCTCGATGTCGGCGCCGGAGCAGGGGCCGTCGGTCTGATGGCGGCGGTCCGCGCGCCGGGCGCGGCGATCGGCCTCGTCGAGATCGATCCGGGCGCGGCCGCGCTCGCCCGCGAGAATGTCGCCGCCAACGGGCTCGCTGACCGCGTTTCGGTCTTCGAGGCCGACGTGACCGCGCCCGGCGCCCGCCGCGCCGCCGGATTGTCCGACGAAAAAGCGGCGCTGGTTCTCACCAATCCGCCCTTTTACGAGGTGGGCCGGGTGCGCGTGACGCCCGACGCGGCCAAGGCGCTGGCCCATGTCGCGGCCGTCCCGCTCGCCGGCTGGACGCGCGCCTGTCTCGCCCTTCTTGCGCCGGGCGGAACATTCGCCATGATCCATCGCGCCGAGGCGTTGGCCGACTGTCTTGCGGCGGTGGAGGCAAGGCTGGGGGCCGTTTCCATCCTCCCCATTCTCCCTCGCGCCGGCGCGCCGGCAAGCCGTATCCTGCTTTGCGGCGTCAAGGGCTCCAGGGCGCCGCTCTCGCTCCTCGCGCCTCTCGTCCTCCATGGCGCGGACGGTCGCTTCACGGAGGAGGCGGAGCGCATGAATCGCGGCGAGACGGGCGTCTGA
- a CDS encoding alpha/beta hydrolase, translating to MVSREASRAKAARCAVVSLCLLVGAARAQENVWSIGPRSLPPPANASEALRKTLAAMPTPDLSAARKAPATTEEWKAQIAAADAEGAKLSQDMAKITGVAVAEDTIAGVKVYRLTPPKIAPEHRNQLFLHIHGGAWAFNGGMAAVGEGVEIAAKLGIPVISIDYRRPPDFPAPAAMDDIVAVYADIVKTRRPARIAMGGTSAGGNLALVATLRLKDLGLPLPAAIFAGTPVVDMNKTGDSRFLNDGVDPGLTWDGLIAGAAKIYAGERSYDDPYLSPIRADVSGFPPTYLVTGTRDLLLSDTVLIHAKLREAGVDADLHVYEGIAHADYAKLFNTPESARHYAELKAFVLRHLSK from the coding sequence ATGGTGTCGAGAGAGGCTTCGCGCGCGAAGGCGGCGCGCTGCGCAGTCGTTTCCCTGTGTCTCCTCGTCGGCGCCGCCCGCGCGCAGGAAAATGTCTGGTCCATCGGTCCGCGCAGCCTGCCGCCGCCCGCAAATGCCAGCGAGGCGCTGCGCAAGACGCTCGCCGCTATGCCGACGCCCGACCTCTCCGCCGCGAGGAAAGCGCCGGCCACGACCGAGGAATGGAAGGCGCAGATCGCGGCCGCTGACGCCGAGGGGGCGAAGCTCTCGCAGGATATGGCGAAGATCACCGGTGTCGCGGTCGCGGAAGACACGATCGCGGGCGTGAAGGTCTACCGCCTCACCCCGCCGAAGATCGCGCCGGAGCACAGGAACCAGCTTTTCCTGCATATTCACGGCGGCGCATGGGCGTTCAACGGCGGCATGGCCGCCGTGGGCGAAGGCGTCGAGATCGCGGCGAAGCTCGGCATTCCCGTGATCTCGATCGACTACCGGCGCCCGCCCGACTTCCCGGCCCCGGCCGCGATGGACGACATCGTCGCGGTTTACGCCGACATCGTGAAGACCCGCCGTCCCGCGCGGATCGCGATGGGCGGCACGTCGGCTGGCGGCAATCTTGCGCTGGTCGCGACGTTGCGGCTGAAGGACCTTGGCCTGCCGCTTCCCGCCGCCATTTTCGCGGGAACGCCGGTGGTCGACATGAACAAGACGGGCGACAGCCGCTTTCTCAACGACGGCGTGGACCCCGGCCTGACATGGGACGGCCTCATCGCCGGCGCCGCGAAGATCTATGCGGGCGAAAGGAGCTATGACGATCCCTATCTCTCGCCGATCCGCGCCGATGTGAGCGGCTTTCCGCCGACCTATCTCGTCACCGGCACGCGCGACCTGTTGCTGAGCGACACCGTGCTGATTCATGCGAAGCTGCGCGAGGCGGGCGTCGACGCCGATCTGCATGTCTATGAAGGCATCGCGCATGCAGACTATGCGAAACTGTTCAATACGCCGGAATCCGCCCGGCATTATGCCGAGCTGAAAGCATTCGTCCTGCGCCATCTCTCGAAATAG
- a CDS encoding bacteriohemerythrin, with the protein MPIMNWDDTLDVGVEAMNREHRDILDAMNRIFDAHAAGQTGEIINRLVAHLGDVTTRHFADEEGFMARTGFPGLKSHKLIHEQLLRDFSTHAGRIRAAGGVANDDFFGFLKRWLVAHIKGIDVKYGVHCGAAA; encoded by the coding sequence ATGCCGATCATGAATTGGGACGATACGCTGGACGTCGGGGTCGAGGCGATGAACAGGGAGCATCGCGATATTCTCGATGCGATGAACCGGATTTTCGACGCTCACGCGGCTGGCCAGACGGGCGAGATCATCAACAGGCTCGTCGCGCATCTCGGCGATGTCACCACGCGTCACTTCGCTGATGAAGAAGGCTTCATGGCGCGGACGGGATTTCCGGGGTTGAAGAGCCACAAGCTCATTCACGAACAATTGCTGCGGGATTTCTCGACCCACGCCGGAAGGATCAGGGCGGCAGGCGGCGTCGCGAACGACGATTTCTTCGGCTTCCTGAAGCGCTGGCTCGTCGCCCACATCAAGGGTATCGACGTGAAATACGGCGTCCACTGCGGGGCCGCCGCCTGA
- a CDS encoding O-acetylhomoserine aminocarboxypropyltransferase/cysteine synthase family protein has translation MAIDSKHPETIALHAGWRADAATGAVAVPIYQSTSFQFRDTAHAADLFALKELGPIYTRIGNPTTDVLEKRLAALEGGAAALALSSGQAASAFAIQNIARVGDNIVSSTDLYGGTWNLFANTLKDQGIEVRFVDPADPENFRRATDDRTRAYYAETLPNPKLSVFPIAEVATIGREYGIPLIVDNTAAPIIARPLDHGAAVVVYSTTKYLGGHGTSIGGAIIDGGNFDWEKFPARQPALNTPDPSYHGAIWVEAVKPLGPVAYIIKARTTLLRDLGSSPSPFNAFLTLQGIETVTLRMERHMQNAQAAADFLASRNEVTRVIYPSHQTGEARKRADKYLKGGYGALLGFELKGGADAGRRFIDALEMFYHVANIGDARSLAIHPATTTHSQLSEEAQLAAGVTPGYVRLCIGLEHIDDIIADLEKGLTAAGA, from the coding sequence ATGGCCATCGACTCGAAACATCCGGAAACGATCGCGCTTCACGCCGGCTGGCGCGCCGACGCCGCAACCGGCGCCGTCGCGGTGCCGATCTATCAATCGACATCCTTTCAGTTTCGCGACACCGCACACGCGGCCGATCTCTTCGCGCTGAAGGAGCTGGGCCCGATCTATACGCGCATCGGCAATCCCACGACGGATGTGCTGGAGAAGCGTCTCGCGGCCCTTGAAGGAGGCGCTGCGGCGCTGGCGCTCTCCTCCGGACAGGCGGCTTCGGCCTTCGCGATTCAGAACATTGCGCGCGTCGGCGACAATATCGTCTCCTCCACCGATCTTTACGGCGGCACCTGGAATCTCTTCGCCAATACGCTGAAGGATCAGGGGATCGAAGTGCGCTTCGTCGATCCCGCCGACCCAGAGAATTTCCGCCGCGCGACCGACGACCGCACGCGCGCCTATTATGCGGAGACGCTTCCCAATCCCAAACTGTCGGTATTTCCAATTGCGGAAGTCGCGACGATCGGACGCGAATATGGAATCCCGCTCATCGTGGACAACACGGCGGCGCCGATCATCGCGCGCCCGCTCGACCATGGCGCGGCAGTCGTCGTCTATTCCACGACGAAATATCTCGGCGGTCACGGCACGTCGATCGGCGGCGCCATCATCGACGGCGGCAATTTCGACTGGGAGAAATTCCCCGCGCGCCAGCCGGCGCTGAATACGCCGGACCCGAGCTATCACGGCGCGATATGGGTCGAGGCGGTGAAGCCGCTCGGCCCCGTCGCCTACATCATCAAGGCGCGCACGACGCTGCTGCGTGACCTCGGCTCCTCGCCGTCGCCCTTCAACGCCTTTCTGACGCTGCAGGGAATCGAGACCGTGACGCTGCGTATGGAGCGCCACATGCAGAACGCGCAGGCGGCGGCGGACTTCCTCGCCAGCCGAAACGAGGTGACGCGCGTGATCTATCCATCCCATCAGACGGGCGAAGCGCGCAAACGCGCCGACAAATATCTCAAGGGCGGATATGGCGCCTTGCTCGGCTTCGAGCTGAAAGGCGGCGCCGACGCCGGCCGCCGATTCATCGACGCGCTGGAGATGTTCTACCATGTCGCCAATATCGGCGACGCGCGCAGCCTCGCGATCCATCCCGCGACGACGACGCATTCGCAGCTCTCGGAAGAAGCGCAACTCGCCGCAGGCGTCACGCCCGGCTATGTGCGCCTGTGCATCGGTCTCGAACACATCGACGACATCATCGCCGATCTGGAGAAGGGACTGACGGCCGCGGGGGCGTGA
- a CDS encoding S9 family peptidase — protein sequence MIPGSETKTDADAHFDASAAPPVAPRRPNRALVHGRLRDDPYAWLAADNWRDVLRDPATLPKDIANLVKAENAYCDRVMAPLKALRETLVAEMRARIKEDDSDVPDKDGHYAYYGRFREGGEQPLYCRTPREGGAEELLLDGEALAENHDFFDIGEMTHSPDHAQLAWSVDDMGSELYAIRTRPLTDGVDRPDVVIDTDGSLVWSADSKAFYYVRVDENHRTAQVYRHEIGADPAQDRLVVEERDGAWFVSLRESCCRRFAIVSIRGHDAAECWLIDLRDAQARPQLVAPREPHLRYDVEPHGDLIYIHNNAGGADDFRISVAPLAAPARENWREIVPHRQGAMIVAHLVFARFLVWLVSENSLPRLMVRDLASGEEHAIAFEEEAYSLYIDAGLEFDTTTLRFTYSSMTTPEEIYDYDMATRTRVLRKRQEIPSGHDPKKYVTRRLFAPAPDGESVPITLLHRADFAPGAGAPLLLYGYGAYGDALSASFDEDALSLVDRGFVHAYAHVRGGADKGWDWYEKGKLEHKPNSFSDFLAVARHLIATGYTREGWIVAQGASAGGMLMGVIANEAPQLFAGIIATVPFVDVLNTMLRDDLPLTPPEWLEWGNPIADPAVYDRLASYSPYDNVRAQDYPPILAIAGLNDPRVTYWEPLKWVAKLRATMSGGGPVLLHTQMGAGHSGASGRFESLEDTALEYAFAIACAAKLQN from the coding sequence ATGATCCCGGGCAGCGAGACGAAGACGGACGCCGACGCTCATTTCGACGCCAGCGCCGCGCCGCCAGTCGCGCCGCGCCGCCCGAATCGCGCCCTTGTGCATGGGCGGCTGCGCGACGACCCCTATGCTTGGCTCGCGGCGGACAACTGGCGCGACGTTCTGCGCGACCCGGCGACGCTGCCGAAAGACATCGCAAATCTCGTGAAGGCGGAGAACGCCTATTGCGACCGCGTCATGGCGCCGCTGAAAGCTCTGCGTGAAACCCTCGTCGCCGAGATGCGCGCCCGCATCAAGGAAGACGACAGCGACGTTCCCGACAAGGACGGGCACTACGCCTATTACGGTCGCTTCCGCGAGGGCGGCGAACAACCGCTCTATTGCCGCACGCCGCGCGAGGGCGGCGCCGAAGAACTGCTGCTCGACGGCGAGGCGCTGGCTGAAAATCACGATTTCTTCGACATTGGCGAGATGACCCATTCGCCCGATCACGCCCAGCTCGCCTGGAGCGTCGACGACATGGGCTCCGAGCTCTACGCGATTCGCACGCGCCCACTGACGGACGGCGTCGACCGGCCCGACGTCGTGATCGACACGGACGGTTCGCTTGTCTGGAGCGCGGACTCGAAAGCTTTTTATTATGTGCGCGTCGATGAAAACCATCGCACCGCGCAGGTCTACCGTCATGAGATCGGCGCCGATCCCGCGCAGGACAGGCTCGTCGTCGAGGAGCGGGACGGCGCGTGGTTCGTGTCGTTGCGGGAAAGCTGCTGCCGCCGCTTCGCGATCGTCTCCATCCGCGGCCACGACGCAGCCGAATGCTGGCTGATCGACCTGCGGGACGCGCAAGCAAGACCGCAACTGGTCGCGCCGCGCGAGCCGCATCTGCGCTACGACGTCGAGCCGCACGGGGATCTTATCTATATCCACAACAACGCCGGCGGGGCCGACGATTTCCGCATCTCCGTCGCGCCGCTCGCCGCGCCCGCGCGCGAGAACTGGCGCGAAATCGTTCCCCACAGGCAGGGTGCAATGATCGTCGCACACCTCGTGTTTGCGCGCTTTCTCGTCTGGCTCGTGAGCGAGAACTCACTGCCGCGACTGATGGTGCGCGATCTCGCGAGCGGCGAGGAGCATGCGATCGCCTTCGAGGAGGAAGCCTATTCGCTGTATATCGACGCCGGGCTCGAATTCGACACGACGACGCTGCGCTTCACCTATTCGTCCATGACGACGCCAGAGGAAATCTACGATTACGACATGGCGACGCGCACGCGCGTCTTGCGCAAGCGTCAGGAAATTCCATCGGGCCATGATCCGAAAAAATATGTGACGCGCCGTCTCTTCGCGCCGGCGCCGGACGGCGAGAGCGTGCCGATCACGCTGCTGCACCGCGCGGACTTCGCGCCGGGGGCGGGCGCGCCCTTGCTGCTCTATGGCTACGGCGCCTATGGCGACGCGCTCTCCGCAAGCTTCGACGAGGACGCGCTGTCGCTCGTCGACCGCGGCTTCGTCCACGCCTATGCGCATGTGCGCGGCGGCGCCGACAAGGGCTGGGACTGGTACGAGAAGGGGAAGCTCGAACACAAGCCCAACAGCTTTTCCGATTTCCTCGCGGTCGCCCGTCACCTCATCGCGACAGGTTACACCCGCGAGGGCTGGATCGTCGCGCAGGGCGCGTCGGCGGGCGGCATGCTGATGGGCGTGATCGCCAATGAAGCGCCGCAGCTTTTCGCCGGCATTATAGCCACCGTGCCTTTCGTGGACGTGCTCAACACCATGCTTCGCGACGACCTGCCCCTGACGCCGCCGGAATGGCTCGAATGGGGCAACCCCATCGCCGACCCCGCCGTCTACGACCGGCTCGCGTCCTATTCGCCCTACGACAATGTTCGCGCGCAAGACTATCCGCCGATCCTCGCCATCGCGGGCCTCAACGATCCGCGCGTTACTTATTGGGAGCCGCTGAAATGGGTCGCGAAACTGCGCGCGACGATGAGCGGCGGCGGACCCGTCCTGCTTCATACACAGATGGGGGCGGGCCACTCGGGCGCCTCGGGGCGTTTCGAGTCGCTCGAAGACACGGCGCTGGAATACGCCTTCGCGATCGCCTGCGCGGCGAAATTGCAGAATTGA